TTGGCTGAATACGATTTCAGCATCCTTCTCCTGGTTCCAACCGTAATCGATACTTGTACCTGTATGCGCTATGGAAGTTCCCTTGCCGATCATTGTTTTGTTCTTTTGAAATTATAAAGATGAGTGCGTATTTCCTCCGCCAGTTGCTCCACCTCGCCGGCCAGTTTAGGGTTATGTTTCCTGAACATATTACTTATCCGGGTAAAGTTCACCTTGTACTTCACAAGCATTTTATAATGGGCCAATTGTTCCCCGGTCAAACGTTCGATGACGGGATTGCCGAAAGCGGAGCTGCGGCAATATTCGGAGAGGGAAAGTCCTGCCCGTTCCGCCCTTTTTCGGAGTAGCTTTTTCTCGTAGATGGAGCACCGGAACTTGATATAGGTCCTTTTCATTTTTCCCTTACTTTGCGACCGCCGGGAGTAAAGCGAGTTTGTCTTTGTGGCAACAAAGACACATCTCGCGCTTCCTGACCAAGTCCCTTTTTAGAATAACTTATCAGCCATTCGTTCATATCCTTGAATCCTTGGTAAAGCATTGATTTGTCCAGGCAGTTATTGGAATGGGCCATCAGTCTTTCGGTCGTCCGTTTTCCGTTCGTGTCGTTGTCCAAGTAGAGGTCGATTTGCAAATAACCTTTCATTATTTCCATTGCTTTTGAAACGAAAGCAGTTGAGTTCAGGACCGAAAAATCATACTCTGCTTCCAAAATTTCATTATAGCTAAGAAGGGATAGTAAGTCGAACACGCCTTCGGTAACGATGAGTTTTCCGTTTCCTTTTTTGATGTGGGTTATGTCCTTAGGCGAACTACAGTTCTTATAATATTTGTTACGAAGTTCCCATCCCCCGGAATCGTTTTTAAAACCGATGGCGAAGTAGTTCTTATTCTTAAAACTATAATGGACCTCACTAATGTATTTCTTCGCGGTTGCGGTTGAAATAGATCTGGAACTTAAATAACCTCGCAAAGCATAATGGGTAAGTTCCTTGACTTCTTTTACAAAGATTTTATCCTGTTGTTCCACTTTAAAACTGGGCCGCTGTTGAAATAAAAAAGAGCTCTTATCCTCTCCGATTATTCTTAAAGCTTCTTTTACAGTGCACTGGCTTATTTTACATACCAGGTCGATAACATTTCCACCGGTTCCTTCCCCATGGTCATACCATCTATTGAGTGTCTTGGACACCTTGAAAGAGGCTTGGGTCTCGAGCCGGAACGGGCTCAGGAACCAAGCTTCTTTGTCGTTCTCCTTGGTCGGAAAGTGCCCTAGTTTTGCCAGCGCTTTTTCGATGGGAAAAGCTCGGGCTCTTTCACACGATAGTCTATTTGTTCTTTTTTCTTTCATCAGCCTCTTTTTATTGAATTTCGGTTACCTTCCTACCTACATCCGTATTTATTGGTGTTCAGAGCTTAGGTGGGTATAAATTTGACCTTACCCATCCTACCCAATAAGGTAGGTTCGGTAATACCTAGGTAACTAGTTGTTTATATATCTTACCTTAAGGTAGCTCCCGCTAGTGTGGAGATACAGGTCCTTGAGGTAAATAGGTAGCTCCATTTTCACCTTTTCTAAAGTTCAACCTCCCAAGGTGTCTTTCCAAAAATGGGTTTGGCCAGATATCCGTACACCTGTCGTTTGGGGTGCTTTATCCTTTGAAAGTTGAATCCGGATAATGCCCGTCCCAAGTTTATCTGGTTCAGGCGAAGGTTTAGGCAGCTGAGCTTGACCAGTACATCTGAGGCCGTAACAAAATCATCGATGTTGTCGGACTTTTCAAAATATTTGGAAACTAGTTCCTCCTCCGTGGTGAGCTTGGTGTACTTCTTGTTCCGCTCCTCGTTCTCTTGGATATCCTTAATGGAAAGTTCAGGATTGAAATTAGGGTCGGTATAGGTGAGATAGTATGCCTGTGACCATACTCCGTTGATATCTATTTCCTTCGAATACCCGAAATCTATTTTCCCATTAAGCTCAAAGCAAAGCCATCTCACGGAACCGGTTTCATCATTTAAAAATGACGCCATGTTGGTAGAACCTACAAAAGAACATATTCTGGGTAGGGTGGTATTCTTTCTGTCATAGGGCAATCGTTCATTGATAAAGGTCTTTGAGAAAAAGGACTTTAGCGCATTCACATCCTTTTTCGAAAGTACGGCCAGCTCGTCTAGATTGTAAAGAAAGTTCCGGCAAAGCTGTATCCTCGCATCCTTGTCGTTACTGATGTCCTCGGCCATATATTCTGCTAGCTCAGGGGGACATAGGAACCGGCACCAGGTCGATTTACCTGAGTTCTGCCCCTGATGGGACAGTACGAAGGCCTGCTTGTTGAAATAGTGTACCTCCAACGCACATTTTATCGTCCGTACCAGCCATTTCTTGAAATGATATTCAAAGGCTTCCTTCTCATAGGTCGGTACATAGGAGGCTAATTTCAGTATATAATCCTGACCATCCCATTTAGGGAGGTTTTCAAAATATTCCCGGATGGGATTGCATTTTGGGATCCATTCCGACCGGATCAGGGTTTCCAATTTCCCATTGGGGATATCGATGCCCGCTTTCGCCAATTCGATGATCAGGGAATTCAGGTTCAGATATTTCCATTCCTTGGAAGCTTTGAACCCGATCTGGAAGTCGTGCGATATCTCGTTGAATGTAATATCGTACTTACTCTCCAAATATTCCATGGTATAGTCGTAGACCGTCTTTTTCTTAGCGTCCTTTACATGGTAAAGTTGTTCGCCATTACCTAGCGAGTCCATCACCTTCTATTTTTGAAAGTGTACTTAAGTGTATCGTCGGTAATTTCGGCATGCGACTTTCTGCTGTTCTGGAGAAGCCAATCGTTGAGTTTGCATTTCTCGAAGAAGATCATCTTACCGTTGGGCTTTGAATGCGGAATATTTCCCGAGGCCGTTAGTTTGTAAAGATAGCTCCTTGATATTCCGGTATAGTCACAGGTCTCCTCGAAGGTGAGTACCTCTTTATTGGCCGTCAATAGCCTTTCCAAACGATCAAGTCGTTCAAAGATTAAAATAATGTCCATTTGTTTCTTTTTAAGATTATTAAATGAACAAAAGCGCTTTTGTTTTCCTTTGTAGAATTCTTTGGATAAAGGTAATTGGAGGGAGGTGCAAAAACTCGATTGTGTACATATTTTTATTCACAAAATATTGATAAACAATTACTTATATTAAATCAATGCAAATCGAACCATATGAAATTTGGATAATTTTATTTGGTTCCAAAACGATTCAAATGATACCATTTGATTTTTGTTAAAAAAGGAAGAATTTTGAGTTATCAACAATTGACAATATAACTATCAAGAAAATAAGGGTACTTAAAAGGCAAAAAGCTAGTCATCTGAAAATAGTTTCATTGTATTGTCCCATAAAAGGTTGGTTTCTTAAAACTAAGATGCTTATATATTTATTTATCAAACCCATTAGCTACTTGAGTTTTATCAAATAGTGGCGAGCTTATTGTGGCATTAATTTAAAACTACAAATAGGTATTGTATGTGATCAAAAAACTACGTTTTTTTTCTAGGGTTAGAACGTCCAATGGGTGATGTGGACGATATCTACGCCAACGCTATATGTCAATTACCGCTTACAACAAGAAGGGAGTACTGCCAGCGATTAATCAAAAGAATCAAATTTGAACTAAAGACGGCTAGCTGTAGACAGAAGAAACAACAACTTAAACAAATGATTAAATCCGCTACGTTGGAAATTTCTAAATTGGAGCCAAAAGCTAAAATTTAATTTTGGCTCAATAGGGTATAATATCTGCTTTGGACAGTGCTTTTTAGCTATATTCTTATGTTAACCCCAAAAATAAGTTGGCGAAAACCACCACCAAATATACCAGAGGTTGCACGGTTCAACCGGGATGCCCTGTAGATTTCATTAGTGATGTTTTTCCCGTTGATAAAAGCGTTCAAGCGGACATTGTCACTAATAACAAAGTCATAGTTCACAAAAGCATCAAAAGTATGGTAGGCTGGCAGTTTTCCGATAGCCCCATCTGCAGATTCGTTGCTGAAATTGTGAAATTCAGTAAATTGGTTACTTACAAAGTTACCGCTTACCCCTAACGATAATTCTTTATAATCGTAATTTAATCCAATATTTGTAGTACTCCTAGGGGTATAAGGAGCCTCTGCATCAACTATTCCCTGTTCACCAAATTGGATGACACTTTTAGTGATGTTTTGGAATGTGGATGGTTCAATGGTTTGGTCCGTTAATAGGGTTTCACCCCCTAAACCGTCCGAAACATATACATCATAAGCGTTTCTATTGGCATTGACCGTATTGATATATTCATTTTGGGTGGCCGGACTGTGGATTACCTGTGAAAAGAGGTCTTTATCCTCTAATTTACCGGCCAATACTTTTGAGCGCATGAGATTAAGATTACCGACAAGTCTAAGTTGATGTTGGTTTTTGTCCAATAATTCAACGCCCAAAGCTACTTCAACGCCCTGTACATTTATTTTCCCCAATTCCTGAAAGACTTCATTTCGTCCGCCGGCATAGAAATTACGGCTGGTGTTGTTAAAGTACGTTAGTTGGCCATCTAGGCGATTATTGAATACATCTCCGCGCCAACCGATTTCCCTGTTCCAACTCAATTCCGGATCAATATTGATACTCTGCCCGGCAAGTGGATTCGTGACAATACCGTCTTGTTCTACCAAAAATCCGAATACTTTGGAGGGGGCAATCATTCCTTCATAAATACTCCCATAAAATTCACCATAGTTTGTTTGATAATCCAACGTAATTCCAGGTAGGAATTGGGTATATACGTTTGGTTCCCGACCTTCTTCGGTACTACTAATATTAGGATCTTGAGCCACGGCAATCAAATCTTGGCGGTACATGTCTACATGTTCAAAGCGGAGAATTGGGGTAATGCCCCATTTCCCAATATTGAATTCATTGCGTACAAATCCGTTGGCCGACCATAGGCGATACCATAGATCAGTGGAGGCACGCCCACTTCTTGCCCAACGGCTGCTGTCGGCAACCAGAAAACGGTCCTTAAACGTTTCGCGGTGCAGATTAAAACTAGCTTCTAAATGCTGACCTTTTTCAAAGGCTTTCCAATCATAGTCCATTGTTTCTTTCACCCCGGATACGGTATAGGTCCAACGGCTGTCCGTAGTACTTTCCCTTCCATCGTTAACTCTACCAACAATAACATAATCTTCCTCCCCAAAGGTCCGTCCGTTCAAATAGCTGTATCGGTCGTTAAAAATGGCATCGCCAACATAATTTTGCACTTCGGTGGCTTTAATTTTGGCGGTGGTCTGTCGCCACCAATCACGTTCAAAGTCACTTGCATATACTTTTGAAGTAAAGCTCAATTTTTTTGAGGGCAACCATTTGTGGATAATATCCAACCCATACCTTCTCATGGTAAATTGGTCCGCATCTAAAGGATTTTGGGTAGGATCAGTATCAAAGGTAAAGGGGGTTTGCGAACTTAAAGAGGCTTGATTGTCTTCCGATTGACCGCTAACCTTAAAATAAAGTGATTGGTTATCGGAGAGTTTGGCAAATACTTTAGCGTTCAAGTTCAATACTTCAACAGATGAATTATCCGTAAACCCATCAAATTTCTTATATACTCCTTCAACCAATGCCCCAAGATTGTTCCAAGTACCACCGTATGAGATCAAGCCTGTTTTATAATTGCGTTGTCCTCCGATCAACTTCACTCTCAATTCAGGCTTTTGAGGAGGCAAGGCGGTAATATAGTTGATGGCGCCATACATATTGTTCGGGCCATAACGGAGCATATCCGCTCCTTTATATACTTCAATGGCGGTAATACGGTCGCTTACGGGATTGTAGTAGGCTCCTGGGGCAATGTACGGCGCCGGTGCGGACGGTGTGCCGTCTTCCATGAGCAACACTTTTTTGGAACGCCTGCCCCATGAACCCCGGATGCTAATGTTAGGACGGTTGGACAGCCCCATATCCCCAACTATATTTACCCCTGGGACGGTTCTTAGCATTTCTTCCGTACTCAGAGGGTTACTATTTTTAAGTGCAATCGGAGTAATGCGAAAGTTACTCCCCTTGAATTCATCTTTAAAACTTTTTGGAGAGGCACTCACAATGACCTCATCTAAAGTCGTACTGCTCAATTGGAGTTTGATAGTGCCTAGGTCTGGATTTTGCGTATTGATGGTGATCTCTTTTTTTTCATAGCCCAAATAGTCTACTACGCCAGAATAGTTGCCGGCCTTTAAATTAATCGAAAAGTTGCCATTTCTATCCGTTACAGTTCCACTTCCATTATCCAGTACAATTTGTGCCCCCATAAGCGGCTCGTTATTTCCTCCTTCAATAACTTTCCCCGTAACCGTAATCTGGGCAACTACTTGAAGTTGAATAAAAAGTAATGCAAAAAATAAAAATGGGGTCCTTTTACTTAATTTCATAGTATGTAAAGTTGATTAAAAAATACTGAATACGGTTTCCAATATCAATTATATCCTTCTCAAAATAATTTTCTAAGATTTTAAATGGCATCTAGTCGGCCCTGTCCAATTTAGCGACATCAATGGTAAATTGGGCGACCGCTCTACCTTGGTCTCTGTCCCTACGGTTGCGTCAAACACACAGTGGATTCTACCGTAAACCCTAGAAATGGCCGCTTCCTCTGCCCAACCGCGCACTAAGATTGCTTTTTCCGGAAATATATACGCCAGAACCTCTGATGCCGCTGTTGAGAACACGCTATGGCCAGATGTGTAGCTTGGGAAATTTATGATACCGCAATGCTTTTAAATCCGTCAAAGGTAGGTTTTTTTATGTATTGTTAATGTAAATGACCGACCAAAATTGGCCGGTCATTTAACTTTTTACGAATACTACTCTTCCAAAATTAGTAATAACTCAACTTGAAAACGAAGGTAAAGGCAATTTTCATATCTTGAGATTAATGAAAAAACTAAAAGATTAATGAAAGGTTAAATACGTTAACCAAATAATAAGAGTTAACAAAAACCTTAATAACGGTTGAATAGCTTTAGTAAGTAGTTCATTGTAACTTATGCGGCCCTTTATCTATATATGAATTTAAAAGATATTTCCATTGATTTCCTTAATGGCGAAAATAGAGTTGTTAGACTCTAAAAACGGCAGTTAAAAAGACCGAGATAAGAATTCAGGGTAGTGTCCTGAAAATCGTTCGTTTTAAAATACTATCTACGATTACCTATTTAAATCGAAGTCATTGAACCTAGGAATTTTTAGGTTTGGGACATCTCATTTTTTTTGATGCCAAATTTAAAAGCCGGTTTTACCGGCTTTTAAATTTCATTAAGGGATTTGGGTTGTCACTTAAGAAGTTTTGGGAAATAGATTTAGATTAATCTTCTAAAAGGTCAATCTGTGCTTTAATGGCATTACGAATGCTCTGGGCCAAATCATTATTTCCATCTGGGTCAGAAGGACTGATTTCAATTGTTCCATCGGCATTACCATCAGAAGCTTGGGATAAATCCACCCCTACCGTGCTGTCAAAAACCAGGCTTAAGTCAAAATCGATCACGATACTTTCTGGGGTAGAAGAAATCGCAATATCAAAGGTCGGATCTTCGAAATCCACTTCTACCTCATCTTCAAAATCGTGCCAAAAGATAAAAGGAGTTCCTTGTATCGTACCTTGGATAAGTACGGATTTTCCGAACAGATCGCTGGTAGCATCAGTACTTGTGTCGAACTTGAATTCCAGTTCCTCAAAATTGCGCATGGGTAGGGAAACGTTCAGGAAACCGATCTGTCCGGCCATCAAATCAAGTTCAAAAGGACCGGCAAGTTCGATATCATCCTCGAAATCATAATAGCCGTCATCGTCCCATTGCTCGTTATCATCGGCCTCATAGTCATCTCCCGAATCTTCAAGATCGAATTCCAACTCAAATTCTTTAAGGTTCATTCGAAAATCAGTGACCACTACATCATTATTGGTGGTCTTGGCCGTAAGGGATTTCCCAGTAGGACTATTGAAAGAGCTTTTCGCGCTAACACTCAGCGTACCTGGACCATTGGGGGAATCTTCTTTAGAACAGCCAACAAGTGTCATAACCGATAGGAAAAAGACGAACTTGAAATAATTTAAATCTACTAATTGTGAATTTTTCATGTTAAATGATTTGGGGTTTATTTGGTATAAACAACTCAACGCTCCTATACCCTACCTTACATAACGACAAAAATTTATAAAATTGTGCGAAATTGATTTTAATAATCTGTAATTGAGGCCTTTCGAATTCTCATATAAATATGGAATGTAGAGTATAGTACAATGTTTTGATGTTTCGCAAGAATCATTACCTAATAATTAGGTAGGTATTGATGGCTGAAAGAATTCATAGGTATAATATCAAGTGTTCCCTGAAATACAGTGAGGGGGTGGATGTCATCACAGGAGTAATCATTATAGAAAAAACAATGACCAAAACAATTGAAGACTTATTAAAAAGACCCGGAGAAATAAAAATTCGAATTAACCATTATCTATTGGTCACAAGTTTAGGGTCTTTAACAGCGCTTTAATCAATAAAAGTGACTACGGAAGGTAAACTGACCTTATTATAAGAAAATTTCTTGGGAAATGAAGGTCAGGTTAAACCTCAATATCAATTTTCCTCCTGTTGTTATGGGGATTCACAAAACGGCCATTTTTTCGTACCATTTCTAAAATGTAAAATACCTTTTTAGTGGAGGTCCTGTTCGTGGTCTCTTTTATTAGTTTCGTTAGTTGACCTTTTACGGGACTCAAACTGTTTGTAAAATTCAAAATATTACAACCCTAACGTTCTACTAGTCAGAGATGCGTATTCTATTTAAATGCAGTTTGATTAGTTACTGCACTTTCCTTTAAAATAAAAAGATGGTGAATGGTAGATATCACAAACAATTACTGTTATCTCTCATAATTTTTAGTACCGGAATGCATCGTTAGTATTCTAAGGGTTGAAGCATATCTGGCCTCAATTTTTAATTATGTACAGCTACAAATCTGTTTGGGTTATTAAAAAGTGACCTATTCGGTGAGTATAAAAACTAAGAGCTATTTAAACCCCTATGCATAGGCGTTTCAAGAGAAAGGTTCTAGACCCTCCGGCTCCACTAAAGTCAAAATTTTAGAATCAAATGCGAAAGCGAGCAAATGAATAAGCTCGCTTTTTCATTTTGTGAGATTAGCATTTGCAATCCATAGGATTGAAATTTTGATTCTCAATTACGGTAAGGAGGTCAAGGCTTTAGCCAATCCTCCGGCTCCACGACACTTGGAAAACCATGCCATTTGGTGTGGTTTTTTTGTTTCGGGAAGTGGCAAAACCCTGTTTTGCAAACGGACCAAAACGAAAAACCGGAAGCGACAGTTTTGAGGTTTCCCATTTGCTACAACGGTAAGGAGGGAACACCACCGGTAATCCTCCGGCTCCACTTCAAAATATCAGTCCATAATTTATTTTAATAATGTATTCCTATCCAACATGTAGCCGTGCTTTGGTAATCATAATCGAGTAAGCCTTAAACAACTACTTGGAGAAAATGAACATTATCATTGAAATTTGTTAGGGAATGAAGGCATTTGTTTTCAAAAATTTTATCCAGATTACCTAAGAAATTAACAAGAGTGAGTTCCTATTTCATATATCCAAGTCAAAAAAACTACAACACGGTCATTCCCATAAACTATTAAAAATCAATCAACAAGATTAACCGAGGGATACTATAACCTACTTCACTACTTAGAATTTGATAAGAACAATGTAATTTTTCAAAGAAAAATATATGATTTACAATAAGCTTAATTCGAGTAACCAAAAAGGTTCGAGGCTTATGTAAAATGATGGGTACCGGGTTAAAGAGTCAAATAAACTTAGTACCTTAAACCGGGTAAATTAAACTTTATTTTTCTTCATGTATGCGACCCAAACAAAACGCTAAAGCTCGAATTTTACTGCTATTATCATTCTTAAGCTTATTAGGTTGTACAAATCCACTTAGCCCAGAATATCAATTTGTTGAAGGTATCATATATATTGATGGTTTTGTAGGCACCACCGAGGGTTCTTCTTATGTCAACATTACGGAATCCGATGTAGCACTTTATTACAGGAACATTTTTGTGAGTGGTGCCAATGTCTCTTTTGTCAATGAAGTCACTGGTGAAAAAATAGCATTATTTGAAGAGGATTTTAAGTATGTTCCAGAGGATATTAATTTTAAGGGAGCGGTTGGAGAAAAATGGTATTTGGAGGCTACGCTACCCAATGGAAAAACCTATGTGTCCGACGTTGAGACCATCAATCCCTCTGTACCCATTAAAGACTTAAGTTTTAAGTACGAAGATAGACTGGAGTTTATTGAAGATTATGATGCCTATGTTCCGGGACACAAAGTTTTGATAAGCTTTGATGATCCTGAAAATCAAGATAATTTCTATTACTGGCGCTATAAAACCTACGATCGTCCGAGTTTTTGTAAAATCTGTTATAGAGGTAGGTTTAGAAATGAAAATTGCATCCCAGATGAAAACGTAGAATATTATACCTATTTATGCGAAACTGATGACTGCTGGCAAATAGATTATGGAAGTAAAATCTATATCTTTTCAGATAAGTTGTCCAACGGAACTTCTACCTCATCTTTACCAGTGGCCGATATTCTGTTGACCAGAAAAACCAAAGTTCTGGTAGAAATAGAGCAATTTTCGTTAACCCTGAAAGCTTATGAATATTACCGGGCTATCAAGGATTTAGTAGATAATAACGGAGGGTTCAATGCACCTTTACCTGCAGCACTGATTGGAAATATACGTAATCCCGGAGACCCCGATGAATATGTCCTCGGAAGGTTTACCGCCGCTTCGGCATTTACAAAATCCATCATGATTGATCGTACTACCGTTGAAGAATCTGCCATAGAGAACCCAATTATGCCCAGACCGGAGCCACCACCTTCCTCACCTGGACCTAGTTATTTGTATGCCCCATGTATTGAAAGCAGATACAAAACGCCAATAGAACCAGAAGGATGGATGGACTAATAGAGGGAAAGATGAAGCAAGAACGAATCTGGATTGTAGCACTTATCTTGTTGACATGTGTCGTAAACGTTATGTCTGCACAAGAACATACATTATCCTTTCAAATATTGGACGACCTTACAAATGAACCCATCGAGAATGCACAGATAAGTTTAAGACCTTGCTCCTGTGGAGGCGTTACCGATATTAAAGGGGAATTTAAAATAACACTACCCCAAGATACGTATGTCGCCATGGTTTCCTTTATTGGTTTTAAAACCTTAGAAAGGGAAATTTTTCTCGATCAAGACCAAACTTTACGACTGAGCCTCGGTGAAGAACAGCAGCAACTTTCGGAAGTTGTACTGACCGCTAAACGCGTAAGTGACCGTTTGGAAACATCGCAGATGGGAGCGGTTAAGTTGACTACGCTCGAACTTAAAAAAATGCCCGCAGTTTTAGGGGAGGTAGATGTTTTGAGAAGTATGACCTTATTGCCCGGTGTCAACAATGCCGGTGAAGTAAGCAACGGAATTTCTGTTAGAGGTGGTTCTTTGGACCAAAACCTACTGTTGTATGATTATGCCCCTGTTTTTAACCCTACTCACTTATTTGGTTTGTTTTC
This window of the Maribacter cobaltidurans genome carries:
- a CDS encoding TonB-dependent receptor, coding for MKLSKRTPFLFFALLFIQLQVVAQITVTGKVIEGGNNEPLMGAQIVLDNGSGTVTDRNGNFSINLKAGNYSGVVDYLGYEKKEITINTQNPDLGTIKLQLSSTTLDEVIVSASPKSFKDEFKGSNFRITPIALKNSNPLSTEEMLRTVPGVNIVGDMGLSNRPNISIRGSWGRRSKKVLLMEDGTPSAPAPYIAPGAYYNPVSDRITAIEVYKGADMLRYGPNNMYGAINYITALPPQKPELRVKLIGGQRNYKTGLISYGGTWNNLGALVEGVYKKFDGFTDNSSVEVLNLNAKVFAKLSDNQSLYFKVSGQSEDNQASLSSQTPFTFDTDPTQNPLDADQFTMRRYGLDIIHKWLPSKKLSFTSKVYASDFERDWWRQTTAKIKATEVQNYVGDAIFNDRYSYLNGRTFGEEDYVIVGRVNDGRESTTDSRWTYTVSGVKETMDYDWKAFEKGQHLEASFNLHRETFKDRFLVADSSRWARSGRASTDLWYRLWSANGFVRNEFNIGKWGITPILRFEHVDMYRQDLIAVAQDPNISSTEEGREPNVYTQFLPGITLDYQTNYGEFYGSIYEGMIAPSKVFGFLVEQDGIVTNPLAGQSINIDPELSWNREIGWRGDVFNNRLDGQLTYFNNTSRNFYAGGRNEVFQELGKINVQGVEVALGVELLDKNQHQLRLVGNLNLMRSKVLAGKLEDKDLFSQVIHSPATQNEYINTVNANRNAYDVYVSDGLGGETLLTDQTIEPSTFQNITKSVIQFGEQGIVDAEAPYTPRSTTNIGLNYDYKELSLGVSGNFVSNQFTEFHNFSNESADGAIGKLPAYHTFDAFVNYDFVISDNVRLNAFINGKNITNEIYRASRLNRATSGIFGGGFRQLIFGVNIRI
- a CDS encoding helix-turn-helix transcriptional regulator — translated: MDIILIFERLDRLERLLTANKEVLTFEETCDYTGISRSYLYKLTASGNIPHSKPNGKMIFFEKCKLNDWLLQNSRKSHAEITDDTLKYTFKNRR
- a CDS encoding DUF4249 domain-containing protein, with the translated sequence MRPKQNAKARILLLLSFLSLLGCTNPLSPEYQFVEGIIYIDGFVGTTEGSSYVNITESDVALYYRNIFVSGANVSFVNEVTGEKIALFEEDFKYVPEDINFKGAVGEKWYLEATLPNGKTYVSDVETINPSVPIKDLSFKYEDRLEFIEDYDAYVPGHKVLISFDDPENQDNFYYWRYKTYDRPSFCKICYRGRFRNENCIPDENVEYYTYLCETDDCWQIDYGSKIYIFSDKLSNGTSTSSLPVADILLTRKTKVLVEIEQFSLTLKAYEYYRAIKDLVDNNGGFNAPLPAALIGNIRNPGDPDEYVLGRFTAASAFTKSIMIDRTTVEESAIENPIMPRPEPPPSSPGPSYLYAPCIESRYKTPIEPEGWMD
- a CDS encoding phosphatase PAP2 family protein — encoded protein: MFSTAASEVLAYIFPEKAILVRGWAEEAAISRVYGRIHCVFDATVGTETKVERSPNLPLMSLNWTGPTRCHLKS
- the mbpA gene encoding mobilization protein MbpA, with amino-acid sequence MKRTYIKFRCSIYEKKLLRKRAERAGLSLSEYCRSSAFGNPVIERLTGEQLAHYKMLVKYKVNFTRISNMFRKHNPKLAGEVEQLAEEIRTHLYNFKRTKQ
- a CDS encoding toprim domain-containing protein, with product MKEKRTNRLSCERARAFPIEKALAKLGHFPTKENDKEAWFLSPFRLETQASFKVSKTLNRWYDHGEGTGGNVIDLVCKISQCTVKEALRIIGEDKSSFLFQQRPSFKVEQQDKIFVKEVKELTHYALRGYLSSRSISTATAKKYISEVHYSFKNKNYFAIGFKNDSGGWELRNKYYKNCSSPKDITHIKKGNGKLIVTEGVFDLLSLLSYNEILEAEYDFSVLNSTAFVSKAMEIMKGYLQIDLYLDNDTNGKRTTERLMAHSNNCLDKSMLYQGFKDMNEWLISYSKKGLGQEARDVSLLPQRQTRFTPGGRKVREK
- a CDS encoding VapE domain-containing protein, producing MDSLGNGEQLYHVKDAKKKTVYDYTMEYLESKYDITFNEISHDFQIGFKASKEWKYLNLNSLIIELAKAGIDIPNGKLETLIRSEWIPKCNPIREYFENLPKWDGQDYILKLASYVPTYEKEAFEYHFKKWLVRTIKCALEVHYFNKQAFVLSHQGQNSGKSTWCRFLCPPELAEYMAEDISNDKDARIQLCRNFLYNLDELAVLSKKDVNALKSFFSKTFINERLPYDRKNTTLPRICSFVGSTNMASFLNDETGSVRWLCFELNGKIDFGYSKEIDINGVWSQAYYLTYTDPNFNPELSIKDIQENEERNKKYTKLTTEEELVSKYFEKSDNIDDFVTASDVLVKLSCLNLRLNQINLGRALSGFNFQRIKHPKRQVYGYLAKPIFGKTPWEVEL